GTCCTTGTTCACGTAATACGCCATCCGGCCCAACGTCAGATACCGATATCCCCCGGACAGATCGGGCGGCGGACCAGCTGCGGCCGCGTCGAATTCACGCGCTGCCGCGGGAGCGTCCGTCCGCGCTTTGATCAGTTTCGCGACCATCTCGGCCTGCTCGAAGCGGCCCTGCCACCCGAGGCCCGACGCTTCGACCATGCCGAGGACAAACAGGGTGTCGTGCCGGCGGCTGGCGACGTTCAGAAATAGATCCGGCGCTGCCCCTGCCCAATCCAGATGCTTCCGCGCAATAAACGGGTAGTCGAGGTGGTAGCCGGTCGCGCAGAGCACGAGGTCGTAGTCGGAGACCGATCCGTCGACAAAATGGACGCTGTCCCCGTCGAAACCGTCGATGTCAGCGCGAACCCGCACGTCACCGTGACCGACGTGGTGCAAGATCAAGGAGTTCACCACCGGATGCGACTCGTAGATCTTGTAATCGGGCGCCGGAAAGCCGAACCGCACCGGATCACCCGTGAACTGTTTGAGCACCAGGGTATCGAGTCGTTGTTTGATCCACGGCGGCAACGGCTTTCCCTGATTCAGCGTGTCCGACGGACGCCCGAACAGGTACTTCGGAACGAAGTAGTACCCGCGCCGAACACTCAGATCCACGGAATCGGCGTAGTGAACAGCGTCGACGGCTATATCGCACCCACTGTTGCCCGCCCCGATGACCAGGACCCGTTTTCCACGAAAAATCTCTGCGCTCCGGTACTCACTCGTATGCAGGAGTTCGCCGCTGAACTCACCCGGAAACGTGGGCATGTTCGGCTTGGACAGCGTCCCGTTGGCGATGATTACGCCCCGATACGCCGCGGACGCGGTCTCCCCGTCACGGCTGCGGGTCGTCACCTTCCAGCGCGAGCCAGTCGGCGTGACGTCAACGACGGTGGTTCCGAAGCTGAACTTCTTCCGGAGATCATGGGCATCTGCATAGTCGCGAAAATACGCGGCGAGCTCCACATGACTGGGATAGTCGGCCACCGAATCCGCCATCGGAAATTCCGTGAATGCGGTAGTGCTTTTCGACGAAATGAGGTGGGCCGACTCGTACACGGTGCTGTGCGGGTTGTCGATGTCCCAGAGTCCACCGACATCGTCGTGGCTCTCGAAACCGTCGAACTCGATACCTGCCCGATCGAGGTTGCGAGCCCCGGCCAAACCCGACGGTCCCGCACCGATCACCGCGTACTTGTTCTCTGTGCTCATCCGCTGTTTCCGTCCGCCCTGCCTGCTCGACGCAGATCACTCTTGTCGCTTGAGAGTGGCAGATAGTCCGAAATTAACGACAAGATGCAGGATAATGATGTTATGGGTGCTGACATTGCTGATAAAAGTCTCTACATCGATGAAATCGACTTGAGGATAATTAATGCGCTGCAACTCGCCCCGCGCTCTACGTGGCTCTCGCTGGCCGAGCCACTCGAACTCGATGCCGCGACAATCGCCCGCCGGTGGAATCGCCTCTCGGAATCCGCGCTGGCGTGGGTGACAGTTACCCCTGGACCAAGCGTCCTCGACGCCATCGTGACAGCTGTAATCGAAATAGACTGCGCGCCGTCGCAACTCGACGCGATAGCCGAGCGCCTGACAACGCTGGCTCACGCGGTCACCATCGAAATCTCCACCGGCAGAGCCGATCTCCTGGTCACTGCCGGAACCCCAGATCTGGCTTCCATGTCGCAGTTCATTTCCCAACAGATCGCCACGATCGACGGCATACAAAGCCTGCGAACTTCGATCATCACACGCTGGTTCACCGAAGGCGGCCGGTGGCGCCTCAATGCGCTTGCGCCATCCGAGCGCGGCATCCTGACTGCCGGCGAATCGAGTGGGCGACGCTCACGCTCCCGGATAAGCGCAGTATCGGAACAAGACCGCACACTTCTCACCACACTCGCTCATGACGGGCGGACCCCGATGCGGGAACTTGCCGATTCGATCGGAATCAGTTCAGCCGCCTGCAAGCGGCAAATCGACCGCCTCACCTCATCGGGATCGGTGGCATTGCGGTGCGAATTCGCACGCCCCGTCGCGGGACTACCCATACTCGCAACCCTGTGGTGCCGCATCGACGCCGAGCATCTCGACACGGTGGGCCGGCTCATCAGTAGAGCCCCTGAGGTACGGAACTGTTTTGCCGTCGTCGGCCGCGAGAATCTCGTGGTGCAATTGTGGCTGCATTCGCCCGCAGAACTCGACGCATTCGAGATTCGACTGCGCGGAGAGTACCCCGAGTTGCGTATCGGGGACCGCTCGATCGTGCTCTACATCCGCAAACTACTCGGTCACGTGCTCGACCAGCATGGTCGCCGGACGAGTACCGTCGCGCCGGACGTCTGGCTTCCCCGATGAGCCAGAAACCTTGTCGAATTCGACTGAACGAGAAAGGGACCCGCGGCCTACTCGGCCCCGGGTCCCCTGACAACTCGTGCCGCTAGCCGCGCATCTGCGCACCGACAGCCTTGGACGCTGCCTCAACTGCTGCGTCACGCGCGGCACTGGCCTCGTCCTCGGTCAGGGTGCGATCCACGCCGCGGAAACGGAGTGCAAACGCCAGCGACTTGCGGCCTTCACCAACCTGCTCACCCTCGAAGACGTCGAACAGACGGATATCTTCGAGAAGTTCACCGCCGCCGACGCGTAGAGCTTCCTGAACCTCGGCAGCCGGAACGCTGCGGTCGACAACCACCGCAACATCCTGCAAAACTGCCGGGAACGGCGACACTCGCGGTGCGGGCAGGTTCTCGACCAACGGCAACGCGTCCAGGTCGATTTCCAAAGCGCAGGTGCGAGCGGGCAGTCCGGCCCGCTCGAGAACAGCCGGATGCAATTCGCCCGCATGACCGACAACATTGCCGTCGACAAGAACTTCGGCGCAACGACCCGGATGCCACGGCAGGTACTGCGCCGCACGCAGTTCAACCTCGACACCGGCCGCCGCAGCGATGACGCGCACCGCGGCAAACGTGTCCGATGCCTCGGCCGCACGGCCGGGGCCCCATGGACCGTTGAGTTCACGCAAACCACTGAGAACAGCGGCGACGTGTACCGGCTGATCCGGTAGTGACGCGATCAGATTGGCGATCTGATCATCCGTCGGGCGTCGGTCGACCGGCAATGCATCAACAGGCTTGGTATCCGGTCCCGGAAGCACAACCTGAGCGATACCGTACAGCGCGAGATCACGCTGACCGCGAGAAGCGTTGCGCGCCAATACCTCCAACAATCCGGGCAGGAGCGTCGTAGCCAGTTCAGGGCGATCCGCTTCGAGCGGGTTGAGCACCTTGCTCGTATTGCGGCGCGGATCGTCGCTGTCAAGACCCCAGACATCAAAAACGTTGGTGGGCAGGAACACCGGCGGCAGGACCTCGACGTACCCGGCATGAGCAATTGCCTTGGACACGGTGCGCTTGCGGCGCTGCTTCGGCGTCAATCCACGTCCGGCGGGCGCTGCGGGGAGTACCGACGGAATCTGCTCGAGGCCTTCGAGACGCAAAACCTCTTCGACCAGATCAGCAGGCTGAACCAGATCCGGACGCCACGACGGCGGGGTTGCGACCAACTGGCCGTGCCCTTCATCGCTGACTCCGACCTCGACCGTGCAACCGACCTGAGTGAGACGACGGGCCGCCGTGCCGTTGGGGTAACTGACACCGGCGACACGATCGGGAAGGTCGATGTCCATCCGAATCGCCTCGCGCGGCGCAACCGCGCCGACATCCGTGAGGACAGGTTCGATACGGCCACCGGCGATCTCGACAAGCAAGGCAGCGGCGCGGTCGACTGCGGCAACCGGGATAGCCGGGTCGACAACACGCTCGAAACGCTTGCTGGCCTCACTCGACAGCTTGTGCCGACGCGCAGTCTTGAATACCGCGAGCGGATCCCAGGTAGCAGCTTCGAGCAGGATGTCCGTGGTCTCGGACCCGACCTCGGTGGTCGCGCCGCCCATGACTGCAGCCAGCGAGATGACGCCGGAATCGTCGACGATCACCACGTCCTCGGGATCGAGGGTTCGCTCGACCTCATCGAGAGTGGTGAGCTTCTCGCCCGCCTTCGCGCGGCGAACAACCAGGTCACCCTTCACTGCATTCGCATCGAATGCGTGCAGCGGCTGACCCAGTTCCAGCATCACGTAGTTGGTGACGTCCACAGCGGGAGAGATCGGGCGAACACCCGAGAGCAGCAACCGTCGCTGCATCCACCACGGGCTGACCGCCTTCGGGTCGATACCGGTGACCTTGCGCATCACGAATCGCGTCGCCTTGGACTCCGCTTCGAGATGCACCGGCCACGCCTGCCCCTCGGCGGGATGGGCGGGAACCGAAGCGGGATCGGCAAATTCGAGATCGAAACCGCAGGCGAGCTCACGGGTAAGGCCACGCACCGAGAAGCAGTAACCGCGGTCCGGGGTGATGTTCAGTTCGATGATCGTGTCACCGAGTCCGAGCAACTCGTTGCCGTCTGCCCCAGGTTCAGCAGTGCCGGGCTCGAGCACCAGGATGCCCGAGTGGTCCTTGCCGATGCCGAGTTCCGCGACCGAGCAGATCATGCCGTCGGAAATCTTGCCGTACGTCTCACGAGTCGCGATGGCAAAGCCGCCGGGCAGCACAGCGCCGGGCAACGCGACGACGACGAGGTCACCCTCGGCGAAATTGCGGGCGCCACAGACGATGCCGCGCGGTTCTGCTTCGCCGACCTCGACCTGGCAGAAACGGATCGGCTTCTTGAACTCGGTGAGTTCGGTGATGTCGAGGACCTTGCCGACCACCAGGGGGCCGTCGATTGCCTCGAGTGTGTCGAGTTCCTCGACTTCGAGCCCTACCCGGACGAACCCTGCGTCCAGCTCTTCGGGAGTGACCTCCCACTCCGGAGTTGCCCGCTGCAGGATCTCGGTCAGCCAGGATTGCGCTACTCGCACGTCAGCTCAGCTCTCTCGTTTTCTCGATAAGTCTGTTGGTCGAAAATGTCCGCGTGCCGGACCGGTCAGCCTGCAACACCGAAGGGCAGCGTGAAACGCACGTCGCCTTCGACGATGTCACGCATGTCCGGGATGCCGTTGCGGAACTGCAAAGTCCGCTCGAGGCCCATGCCGAACGCAAATCCCGAATACTCGTCCGGATCAATTCCGCTGGCGCGCAGCACGTTCGGGTTGACCATGCCGCAGCCGCCCCATTCGACCCACCCGGCGCCACCCTTCTTGTTCGCGAACCACACGTCGACCTCGGCCGACGGTTCCGTGAACGGGAAGTAGTTGGGGCGCATACGCGTCCGAGTTTCAGGACCGAACAGGGCGCGCGCGAACGCGTCCAGAGTTCCGCGAAGGTTCGCCATCGTCAGGCCCTTGTCGACGGCTAGACCTTCGACCTGGGAGAACACCGGGGTGTGCGTCGCATCAAGTTCGTCGGTACGGAAGGTACGACCAGGGCAGACGACGTAGATCGGAACCTCACGCGTGAGCATCGTGCGCACCTGCACGGGCGAAGTGTGCGTTCGCAGCACCTGACGCGAGTTCTCCGGAGCCAGATGGAACGTGTCCTGCATCGTCCGCGCGGGATGATCCGGCAGGAAGTTCAGAGCGTCGAAGTTGAAGTGCTCGGTCTCGACCTCCGGACCCTCGGCGACCTCCCAGCCCATCGCGACAAACACGTCGGCGACCTGCTCGGAGATCAAGCTGATGGGATGACGGGCACCCACTGGGTAACGATCGGACGGCAGCGTGACGTCGATTGCCTCGGCTACCAGCACAGCGGCGTCACGCTCGGCGAGGAGAACCTCGCGGCGAGCGTCGTACGCAGAACTGATGCGGGTCCGGAAAATGTTGACACGCTTGCCGGCGTCGGCCTTTTCCTTACCCGGAAGTTTGCCGAGACCACGCCGAGCGAGGGCGATCGGGGACTTGTCCCCCATGTGCTCAACCTTGACCTGAGCCAATGCATCCAGGTCTGCCGCCTCCGCGAGCGCCTTCTCTGCGTTCTCCGCGGCCGCGGTCAGCGCCTCTTCGGTGAGCGCACTCGCGTCGACGTCCGGCGGGGTCGCGCCCTCATTTTTGGCCACGGCTGTGACACTCCTGTCGCTTCTCGGTTTGCTTCTCTACTGCGGTCGAGCATTTTGGTCGAACATTGTTACGCTCTTGCATTCTCTCAGGCTTCCGCAAATGGAATTCCGAGAGGTCACTTCCGTCTTACTTGTCAGCCTTGATCCGCGTCGCGATGTTGCACCCGCGCACTCGCATAGAGGCAGATAGCAGCTGCAGTCGCCAGATTAAGGCTTTCGGCGCGCCCATGGATCGGAATCCGAACACGGTAGTCGGCGCGAGCCGCAATGGCCGGATCAAGACCATGTGCTTCGTTCCCGAACAGCCAGGCCGTCGGCTTACTCAACAACTCGTCTGCGTTGTCGAGATCGATCTCTCCGTCGGCTGCAGTCGCCAGTATCTGAATACCGGCAGCGCGAATCTGTTCGATCACCGCATCGGTATCGCGTTCACGAACCACCGGGAGATGGAACAGGCTGCCCGCCGACGAACGAACCACCTTGCCGTTGTGGGGGTCCACGCTGTCGCCGGCCAGGATCGCGGCATCGGCGCCCACTGCGTCGGCAATCCGAATTACGGTGCCCGCGTTGCCCGGTTCGTTGACCTCGACCGGAACGGCCAAGAGCTTGGTGTCCGAGCGAATCGCGTCCGACAGCGGAACATCGAGGAGATCACACACGGCAACCAAGCCGGGCGGAGTCACCGTGTCGCTCAACGCCTTTGCGGCGCGGTCGGTGACCAGCGCAGCCCGAACCCCGGAACTCAACGCCAAGTCGATGACATGCTGGTATCGCTCGGCGGCGCTCTCCGTATAGAAGAGGTCGCGCACTGTTGTGGCAGCGCCAGTGCTGTTTGCCTTCAAAACTTCCGTGACGGAGTTTTCACCCTCGACCAGGAATCGTCCTGCTTTACGTCGTTCTGCTGTGCGCAGGAGCTTGACAGCAGAAACGACCCGCGGAGTCCGCTCGGTGAGCGGATCCACGGGCCGTTGCTGTGATGCGTCGATCAGGCTGCTTCTCCGGCAGGCGCATTCACGTCAGCCGGCAGAGCGGCCTTCGCGAGTGCAACGAGGCCGGCAAAGGCCTCTGCATCGGAGACGGCGAGCTCGGCGAGGATCTTGCGGTCGACGTCGACCTCAGCCAGGCGCAGGCCCTGGATCAGGCGGTTGTACGTGATGTCGTTGGCCCGAGCTGCAGCGTTGATGCGCGTGATCCACAGCTTGCGGAACTCACCCTTGCGTGCACGACGGTCGCGGTATGCGTAAACCATCGAGTGGAGCTGCTGCTCCTTGGCCTTGGTGTACAGACGCGAACGCTGTCCACGGTAGCCGCTGGATGCAGCAAGAATTGAACGACGCTTCTTCTGGGCGTTGACCGCCCTCTTTACGCGTGCCACGTGAAAATCCTGTCAATCTAGGGGCTGAGATTTCGGCCCCGGGTGGTCAGTAAGGGGGACGACTCAGATGCCGAGCATGCGCTTGATGCGCGGTGCGTCATCAGGGCTGACGACAGCGACACCGTCGAGACGACGGGTAACCTTGCTGGCCTTGTGCTCGAGAAGGTGGCGACGGCCGGCCTTCTGGCGCAGGAGCTTGCCGGAACCGGATACCTTGAATCGCTTCGAGGCGCCGCTGTGGCTCTTCATCTTGGGCATGGAGTCCTCAGTTCTTTGTTACGTGATGGTGCTTGGGGAATCGACTAGCTGGTCGGAGCTTCGGGAGCCGCTTCGTCGGCTGCCGGCGCTGCCGGTGCTTCGGGAGCCGGCTTGGGAGCAGCCTGAGCGACTGGCGCCTGAGCGCTTTCCTGAGCCTTGACGCGAGTCTTGGCACCCTTGTGTGGCGCCAGGACCATCGTCATGTTGCGACCGTCCTGCTTAGCCGAGGTCTCGACGAAACCGAGATCCGCGACGTCTGCTCCCAGACGCTGCAGAAGGCGGTAGCCGAGCTCGGGACGTGACTGCTCACGACCGCGGAACATGATCGTGACCTTGACCTTGGAACCAGCTTCGAGGAAGCGAACAACGTTGCGCTTCTTTGTCTCGTAGTCGTGGGCGTCGATCTTGGGGCGAAGCTTCTGCTCCTTGATGACCGTAAGAGTCTGGTTCTTGCGAGACTCACGGGCTTTCTGTGCAGCTTCGTACTTGAACTTGCCGTAGTCCATGATCTTGCAGACCGGCGGACGGGCATCAGGAGCTACCTCGACAAGGTCGAGGTCGGCTTCCAGAGCCAAGCGGAGTGCATCTTCAACACGCACGATGCCTACCTGTTCACCGCCAGGTCCGACCAAACGGACCTCGGGAACGCGGATACGATCGTTGATGCGGGTCTCAGTGCTGATGGGGCCTCCTAGGTTGAACGGTGCGGTCTCGTGACCGCACGCAGCTAGTTCTACCCAAACCCCAACAAAAAACCCCGCGGTGATATTTCTCCGCGGGGCCCGATGTCGACCGATCAGATCAAACCCAGCTCACGCCAGGAACAATCTCCTCGACTGAACGAGGAACCTGACGAAGAATAGAATCTTCCTTCAGGTGACCGGAACCACTGAACTGCAGTTTTACCTGCCGCGCAGAGGTGGGAGTCGGGCTCCACTTGCTGCCCCCGAACATGTCGGAGGCGGTCGTTGGCACAAGAGTATCAGGCCGACGGCGATGAATCTAATCGCGTCCGCACAAGGCAAGGCCAGATTGAACTGCTCCGCACCGTGATGGAATCCTTGCAGACATGAGTGAGAACTTCGAAGCAGATCAGAACACCGACGCGAACCCTGATGTCCGCGAACTCTCCGAGGTTCCCGCAGTCGAGGTCATCAGCCGCGCCGCCGTGATGCTGATGAGCTCCGCAGCAGAGAAGCTCGGCCTGTCCGACGCCGACCCGTCAGCCAGCCCGTACCTGGACCTGGACGAGGCACGCCGCGTCATCACCGCGCTGGCCGGTCTGGTCACCGCATCCGTCGAATACCTCGGCCCCCACGCCGGCCCGATTCGCGAAGGCCTGCAAGCCCTGCAACGTGCGTTCCGCGAAGCGTCGTCGCACCCAGACGAGCCTGGCAAGGGCCCGGGCGAGAAGTTCACCGGCCCGGTCTACTGAGCCTGAAATACGACCGTGGCAACAGCAAACAAAACGCAGCCGTCCTCGGATGATGTCGGCGCCTTTGTCGATCGAATTGCCGACCCGGTCAAACGTGCCGACAGCATGGAATTGATATCCATGCTGTCGGCCGCGACCGGCGAACCGCCGGTGCTGTGGGGCACCAGCATCATCGGATTCGGTGCCCGCCATTACCGCTATGCCAGCGGTCACGAAGGTGACACCGCACTGATCGGGTTCTCACCCCGAGCCACCGCACTCACTCTCTATCTGTCGCTGAACTTCGACGACCACGCTGAGGCACTCGACCGTCTGGGCAAGCACAAGATCGGCAAAGGCTGCCTCTATGTCAAACGGCTCAGTGATGTCGATCGCTCGGCATTGGAAGCACTGGTCGCGGAATCCGTTGCGGCGGCACGGAATATGAGCGCCTGAGCCGTCAACTCACGTCGGCCGCCGAGCGAGCCGTCGGTGGCGGTTCTCCGAACAGTGCAGTCTCGCGGGGAACGAAATGCACCTTCGTCAGAGTTGCCTTCTGGATCCGATCGAGACGGAACCACCGAACCGCGTCCCGCGTTCGGCACCACCCGATCAAGAACCACCGATCTCGGGTGTGAGCGAGCAAATGCGGCTCGACTGCGCGCGTAGATTCGGCCCCGTCGCCATCGATGTACCGCAACGACACGACGCACTTACGCTCCAATGCCTGCTCGATCGCGCGTCGGTTGACTCCTGACTCCTCATCAGCTTCTACTTGTTCGCCATGACGAACCCAGACGCGCCCGCTGAGTTCCTCGACTCTGGCCCGACTGTCGGCGTCCATGACGTCCAGTAATTTCGCCAGTGCCGCTCGCCCGTCGTCCGCGAACGGAGCATCGCCGACAGCAGTCAACGCCAAGGCGATCGATACCGCCTGCGGGACAGTGAAATTCACCGGCGGCAACGTCGCGCGGCCGATCAATCGGTAGCCACCGCCAGGTCCGGAACGACCTTCGATCGCAGACCCCGACTCCATCAATGTCTCGACATCTCGTTTGACTGTGCGCGACGTGACGCCGAATTGCGCAGCAAGCTGCGTTGCACTTGACCCGCGGTCACCACGACGACGCAACTCCTCGAGGAGTGCGTGCAATCTCGCCGCTCGATTCACGTTTTCCATTGTCGCAGTTTTCGATACCAAACGGTGACAAAATCAGTGACACACAGCTGTCACCGATAGCCCGCGACGATAGGTTCATGAAAACTCACATCGTTCTGGTTCCCGGATTCTGGCTTGGCGCATGGGCGTGGGACGCGGTACTCCCCCACCTCGAACGCCCCGACACCCGCGTCACCGCACTGACCTTGCCAGGACTCGAGTCTGTGGACTCACCCCGGCGCACCGTAACTCTCGATTCCCACGTCCGCGCAATCGTCGACGCCGTCTCGAGTTCGGACGAACGCACGATCCTCGTCGTGCACAGCGGCGCCGGAGCGTCCGGATACGCCGCCACCGATCGCGTACCCGACCAGATTGCGCGAATCGTCTACGTCGACAGCGGTCCGATGCCGGACGGCACCGCACTTCGACCCGATCTCGCCGACGATGCGGTCGAGATTCCACTACCGACTTGGGCTGAATTGGAAGCGGACGGGAGCAGCATCGATGGACTCGACGACGACGCTTTGACGGCGTTTCGGGATCACGCCGTCCCCGAACCTGCGGGCGCAGCCCGCGACCAGATCGTCCTGACCGATCCGAGACGCTATGCCGTTCGCACCACTGTGGTGTGCAGCAGCTTCCCGTCCGATGTCATCAAGCAGATGGCTGATGGTGGATTTCCCGTTGCCGTCGAACTCGCGAAGTTGCCGGTGACGTACGTCGACCTTCCGACCGGACACTGGCCGATGTGGTCACGCCCGAAGGAGTTGGCTGAAGCAATCCTCGAGGCCGTAGACGCCTAGCGTCACAAAGTTACAGACGCCTAGCGTCACAATGTCGCAGACGCCTAGCGTCACAAAGTTACAGACGCTTAGCGTCACAACGCCGCCTCAGCAGTGATGCCGGGACCGACTGACGGTCCCGGCATCACTGACGTCGCACCTATCCCATCGGGTTAGGCGACCGATGCGGACTTCTTCCGCGGCGCAGCCTTCTTGGGGGCCGCAGCCTTCGCTGCGCGCTTCTTCGCCACAGTCTTCGTTTTCACGGGAGCCTTTTGCGCACTGAGTACCTCGCTGAGGAACTTTCCGGTGTAGCTTTCGGGGACTGCGGCGATTTCTTCCGGAGTTCCTTCTGCCACAACGGTTCCGCCACCGGATCCACCTTCAGGTCCCATGTCGACAACCCAGTCCGATGTCTTGATGACGTCGAGATTGTGCTCGATCACGATGACGCTGTTGCCCTTGTCGACCAATCCGTTGATGACGATCAGCAACTTGCGAATGTCTTCGAAGTGCAGGCCCGTTGTCGGCTCGTCGAGGATGTAGACGGTACGTCCGGTGGAACGCTTCTGAAGCTCGGCGGCGAGTTTGACACGTTGAGCCTCACCACCGGACAGTGTCGGTGCCGGCTGTCCCAGTCGGACATAGCCGAGACCGACGTCCACCAGAGTCTTCAAGTACCGGTGAATCGAGGTGACGGGCTGGAAGAACTCCGCTGCCTCTTCGATGGGCATGTCCAGCACCTCGGCGATGGACTTGCCCTTGTAGTGAACCTCGAGTGTCTCGCGGTTGTACCGAGCGCCGTGGCAGACCTCGCACGGAACGTAGACGTCTGGCAGGAAGTTCATCTCGATCTTGAGTGTGCCGTCACCCGAGCACGCTTCGCAGCGACCGCCCTTGACGTTGAACGAGAAACGCCCGGGCTGATAGCCGCGTACCTTGGCTTCGGTTGTGGCAGCGAAGAGCGTCCGAATCTTGTCGAACACACCGGTGTAGGTGGCTGCGTTGGACCTCGGGGTACGGCCGATCGGCGACTGATCAACCTGGACCAGTTTGTCGAGTTGGTCGAGCCCGTTGATTCGGGTGTGGCGGCCGGGCACCTGACGAGCACCGTTGAGCTTGTTTGCCATGACCGTGGCCAGGATGTCGTTCACCAATGTCGACTTACCCGAACCGGAAACGCCGGTGACCGCGGTGAGAACACCCAACGGGAAGCTCACGTCGATACCGTCGAGGTTGTGCTCACGCGCACCGACAACGGTGACCTGACGCTTACGATCGACCGGGCGACGGATCTCGGGGACCTCGATGAACTTTCGCCCAGACAGGTATGCGCCCGTAATCGACTCGTCGCAGGTGAGCAACTCTTCGTATGGTCCGCTGTGGACGACCTGGCCGCCGTGCTCGCCGGCATACGGACCGATGTCGACCACCCAGTCGGAGGTGCGAATCGTGTCTTCGTCGTGCTCGACCACAATCAGGGTATTACCGAGATCGCGCAGCCTGGTCAGTGTTTCGATCAGGCGACGGTTGTCTCGCTGGTGCAAACCGATGGACGGCTCGTCCAGTACGTAGAGCACACCGACAAGGCCCGAACCGATCTGCGTTGCCAGGCGGATTCGCTGGGCCTCGCCACCGGACAGGGTGCCGGCGGCACGCGACAGTGAGAGGTATTCGAGGCCGACATCGAGGAGGAATCCGAGACGCGCCTGAACTTCCTTGAGCACCTGACCT
The nucleotide sequence above comes from Rhodococcus sp. KBS0724. Encoded proteins:
- the rpmI gene encoding 50S ribosomal protein L35 → MPKMKSHSGASKRFKVSGSGKLLRQKAGRRHLLEHKASKVTRRLDGVAVVSPDDAPRIKRMLGI
- a CDS encoding NAD(P)/FAD-dependent oxidoreductase, which gives rise to MSTENKYAVIGAGPSGLAGARNLDRAGIEFDGFESHDDVGGLWDIDNPHSTVYESAHLISSKSTTAFTEFPMADSVADYPSHVELAAYFRDYADAHDLRKKFSFGTTVVDVTPTGSRWKVTTRSRDGETASAAYRGVIIANGTLSKPNMPTFPGEFSGELLHTSEYRSAEIFRGKRVLVIGAGNSGCDIAVDAVHYADSVDLSVRRGYYFVPKYLFGRPSDTLNQGKPLPPWIKQRLDTLVLKQFTGDPVRFGFPAPDYKIYESHPVVNSLILHHVGHGDVRVRADIDGFDGDSVHFVDGSVSDYDLVLCATGYHLDYPFIARKHLDWAGAAPDLFLNVASRRHDTLFVLGMVEASGLGWQGRFEQAEMVAKLIKARTDAPAAAREFDAAAAGPPPDLSGGYRYLTLGRMAYYVNKDAYRAEIKRHIALFDSALTKGGQ
- the pheS gene encoding phenylalanine--tRNA ligase subunit alpha, with amino-acid sequence MAKNEGATPPDVDASALTEEALTAAAENAEKALAEAADLDALAQVKVEHMGDKSPIALARRGLGKLPGKEKADAGKRVNIFRTRISSAYDARREVLLAERDAAVLVAEAIDVTLPSDRYPVGARHPISLISEQVADVFVAMGWEVAEGPEVETEHFNFDALNFLPDHPARTMQDTFHLAPENSRQVLRTHTSPVQVRTMLTREVPIYVVCPGRTFRTDELDATHTPVFSQVEGLAVDKGLTMANLRGTLDAFARALFGPETRTRMRPNYFPFTEPSAEVDVWFANKKGGAGWVEWGGCGMVNPNVLRASGIDPDEYSGFAFGMGLERTLQFRNGIPDMRDIVEGDVRFTLPFGVAG
- the rplT gene encoding 50S ribosomal protein L20, giving the protein MARVKRAVNAQKKRRSILAASSGYRGQRSRLYTKAKEQQLHSMVYAYRDRRARKGEFRKLWITRINAAARANDITYNRLIQGLRLAEVDVDRKILAELAVSDAEAFAGLVALAKAALPADVNAPAGEAA
- the infC gene encoding translation initiation factor IF-3; this encodes MSTETRINDRIRVPEVRLVGPGGEQVGIVRVEDALRLALEADLDLVEVAPDARPPVCKIMDYGKFKYEAAQKARESRKNQTLTVIKEQKLRPKIDAHDYETKKRNVVRFLEAGSKVKVTIMFRGREQSRPELGYRLLQRLGADVADLGFVETSAKQDGRNMTMVLAPHKGAKTRVKAQESAQAPVAQAAPKPAPEAPAAPAADEAAPEAPTS
- the pheT gene encoding phenylalanine--tRNA ligase subunit beta; the protein is MRVAQSWLTEILQRATPEWEVTPEELDAGFVRVGLEVEELDTLEAIDGPLVVGKVLDITELTEFKKPIRFCQVEVGEAEPRGIVCGARNFAEGDLVVVALPGAVLPGGFAIATRETYGKISDGMICSVAELGIGKDHSGILVLEPGTAEPGADGNELLGLGDTIIELNITPDRGYCFSVRGLTRELACGFDLEFADPASVPAHPAEGQAWPVHLEAESKATRFVMRKVTGIDPKAVSPWWMQRRLLLSGVRPISPAVDVTNYVMLELGQPLHAFDANAVKGDLVVRRAKAGEKLTTLDEVERTLDPEDVVIVDDSGVISLAAVMGGATTEVGSETTDILLEAATWDPLAVFKTARRHKLSSEASKRFERVVDPAIPVAAVDRAAALLVEIAGGRIEPVLTDVGAVAPREAIRMDIDLPDRVAGVSYPNGTAARRLTQVGCTVEVGVSDEGHGQLVATPPSWRPDLVQPADLVEEVLRLEGLEQIPSVLPAAPAGRGLTPKQRRKRTVSKAIAHAGYVEVLPPVFLPTNVFDVWGLDSDDPRRNTSKVLNPLEADRPELATTLLPGLLEVLARNASRGQRDLALYGIAQVVLPGPDTKPVDALPVDRRPTDDQIANLIASLPDQPVHVAAVLSGLRELNGPWGPGRAAEASDTFAAVRVIAAAAGVEVELRAAQYLPWHPGRCAEVLVDGNVVGHAGELHPAVLERAGLPARTCALEIDLDALPLVENLPAPRVSPFPAVLQDVAVVVDRSVPAAEVQEALRVGGGELLEDIRLFDVFEGEQVGEGRKSLAFALRFRGVDRTLTEDEASAARDAAVEAASKAVGAQMRG
- a CDS encoding RNA methyltransferase, whose product is MDPLTERTPRVVSAVKLLRTAERRKAGRFLVEGENSVTEVLKANSTGAATTVRDLFYTESAAERYQHVIDLALSSGVRAALVTDRAAKALSDTVTPPGLVAVCDLLDVPLSDAIRSDTKLLAVPVEVNEPGNAGTVIRIADAVGADAAILAGDSVDPHNGKVVRSSAGSLFHLPVVRERDTDAVIEQIRAAGIQILATAADGEIDLDNADELLSKPTAWLFGNEAHGLDPAIAARADYRVRIPIHGRAESLNLATAAAICLYASARVQHRDADQG
- a CDS encoding Lrp/AsnC family transcriptional regulator translates to MGADIADKSLYIDEIDLRIINALQLAPRSTWLSLAEPLELDAATIARRWNRLSESALAWVTVTPGPSVLDAIVTAVIEIDCAPSQLDAIAERLTTLAHAVTIEISTGRADLLVTAGTPDLASMSQFISQQIATIDGIQSLRTSIITRWFTEGGRWRLNALAPSERGILTAGESSGRRSRSRISAVSEQDRTLLTTLAHDGRTPMRELADSIGISSAACKRQIDRLTSSGSVALRCEFARPVAGLPILATLWCRIDAEHLDTVGRLISRAPEVRNCFAVVGRENLVVQLWLHSPAELDAFEIRLRGEYPELRIGDRSIVLYIRKLLGHVLDQHGRRTSTVAPDVWLPR